A stretch of DNA from Ricinus communis isolate WT05 ecotype wild-type chromosome 4, ASM1957865v1, whole genome shotgun sequence:
CAAACACATTTGCCCCAGAAAAGGCACCAATATACTATCATTAAGCAATATCCTCTGcaaaaatgattatttttgtCAGGTTTTCACATAGGCTACAGAAGCAGCTCAAGGCAATGACAAAATATGCGCATATCTGTGTCAcctaatattatctttttctttcttaccatCCTCATCCGCATTATGTATTTTATTGCTGTCATTCTGGAAactattaaaattcttttagagAGACAAATTCATTGCTATGTCATAAATAAATGACAACTAACGTTTCTCTCTGAATCTTTTCAAGTAATAGTGGTTGCACTGCAGGGTTTGCACTGAAATTACATTTCTGAATTATCATTTCTgcttatttctcatattagctTTCATGAACAGGAACAGAGAGGAATGCCCAAGGAACTCTTTGCTGTAAAGATGTATGCTCTACTGACTGATATGCCAAGAAATATCAGTAAGACAAGATCCAAAACACAAGTCAATAGGCCTGGCATAATCATATGAAGAACTGTCTCTGATCTCTCAATCTTCTATGATTAAATGCTTTGCTTTTCCCGATTGAAAAGAAGATGTACATCACAATGCAGCCATGCTAGTATAGATGGAACGTGTAGTTCACTTCATTCTTAATGATCTTGTGTAGTTCACTTCATTCTTAATGACCTTGTTTTTCTCTATCTCTCATCCCAAAAGTTTCAACGGAGAACAGAAGAAAGCAAAATGAACTGCCTACTCTTATCCTCAAAAGATacattgtatttcttctaatCACTAACTTATAAGAAAACATGTATCTACAGACGGGAAGAGTGAGCATTGAGAAAATAGCATGTTTCTTCTTGTGAAAATGaatattcatcaaagattCTTGCAGCATGTGCATATAAATCGTTAGTTTATTTGGACGGAGCACAGTTATGCCCTCTGTCTCCATCTCCTTGAGGTATTCTGTGAATATGCAATTCCAAAACCAGGCAAGACAGGTAAACTCTAATTAAAGACTTGAATTTTTGAATCAAGGTGGAGCGTTTACTGCACATCAACCCCAAGCCTACCCCTGTCTTGCCTGATCAAACAGGCTTTTctgataatttaaatttgtaaatgcCTGGAAGTACAAGGAAATAAAAGcacataataaaatacaatagGAATAGGATAGAGTACTGTTGGTTTTACTGTTTTGAACTCCGACCTTAAAGCTCTACATTGTCTGATAGAAGCAGACCGCTAGTCCTGACATATGTTTCTAAGAGCTTCTAACATAATGTTTTCCCCTCTTGTGCTGAAAGTTTCATTTCGGAACAGAAGAAAGTAAAATGATGATTCTGAGAAGATACGTTGTAATTCTTATAATTgctaatttataagaaaacaagcaTCATTATATGGGCAGATATGGTTTGAGAGAGTAACATGTTCCTTTTTAGTTGGAATAGATATTCATCAATGGAGTTCTGCAGCAGATCCAATGTCACAACTGCATATAAATTGTCAGATATTCATTTGGGCGGAGCTCGGCTGTGCCCTTTGGCTCCATCTCCATGAGCTGTTCCATGACCCTGTGATGCCAAAACCAGGCAAGACTGGTATACTCTAGCTAGCATACTGAATATCTGATTCAAGCTGGGGTATTTACTAGTTGATTGATCCGTGCACATCAACCCCAAGCCTATTCCATGTTTTGCCTGATCAATCATATTTTCTGATAGTTTCATTCTCGCATCTATCACCTTACGCAAATTTTCAGGATAACTCATTCTGATATACCCTATAAAGCCTGCTTCCCCCGTCTCAAAATCCTCCTGCGGCCTCTTGTTTGTTATCATCTCCAGTAAAAATATTCCGTACTTGTAAATATCTGAAAAATACAAGCAAATTGAGCACATCAATAATGAAACCCCTACAGAGAACATAGAAAACTACAGAAAGAATTAGACATACTTTTAGTGTTACTATTCTTTGCTCCAACCTTAAACCTTGAAATGAGTGGATCAAGATTCTCAGAAAGCAGCACACTGCTAGTCCTGAGATCAAACCCCACGTCAGGCCATTGTTCTTGAAGATAACACATTCCTTCCACCACTCCCATCAGTATTTTCAACCTTTGCTTCCATGTAGGAGCTGACCCTGACAGCCACATCTCAACATTATTTCCCTCTGTCCATTCTGCAATTATTGCTCTCAGTTCTCTGTCACCACACCACCCAACCACTTGAACCAAGTTCTTGTGGCTAAGTTGAACAAGAACCTTGCATTCCTCGATGAATTTCCGGCGATCTTCCCTTGAAATGTTGTCCAGGTATATTTCTATCCTGACCTTAGTTCCATCTCTCAGACTTCCTTTATACATCTCCACTCCTTCACCCTTCACCACCAAATTCTTCCTTGAAAACCGGTTGGTTGCTGCCCTTATCATTGCTGGTGTGAATCTATGCTTTCTTTGTAGTATTTTTGGTAAATAATCAGGCCTTAGAAAACATAGCCATCCAAAACAAACTACCATTAGAATCACAGAGATTGGAAATCCAACTAATAGAAATATAGCCTTCATTTTATAGTTCTTGTGACTTGGGTTGAGACCGGAATGAACAAAGCTCGAAGCATTAAACCGCTTGAAGAACTGAGAATCTGACATTCTACTCTCAGAAAAATAGTTATAGGACAGATTGAGAAATGTAAGATTAGCAAGAGGACCAAAACTCTCAACAGGAACATCACCAATAAGGGAGTTAACACTCAAATCAAGAGCCTGAATTTGAGTACAAAGCAAGACATCCATTGGGAAACCACCCTTCAAAGAATTATTAGACAGGTCAATGGATAAGATGCTTAAAGGGCAGTATTTCCAAAAGAAGTTGTAAGACAGGTATAAAGGCACAATCTTTGGACGGTTTCTTAGGTCAATTTTAGGGAAAGATTCAACACAATTTGGGTTCTTGGATTCATTGCAAAGATGAGAAGCAACAATGGTGGACTTGAAGATATCATTGAGGTCTATAGGGGAGGAGTTGCAGTATCTATGAGAAGGGTTATGGAGGCAGTTTTTCTTCAGTGTGGAGTTGAAGTCTGGAGGGGGTTTCAAGTTAGCAAGATCTTCAACAACTGTTGCAGGAAGTGCTGAAGAAactaagactgaaactaaGATGAAAAGGAGTAAAGAACTTGCAGAAGTGGAAGCCATGGTACTTAAGTTTCTTATTGCTTTCCTTCTTTTGCGAGTGAAGATGTTCAAATTCAGGGTACATAGCGGTTGGCATTTTGCAAATTATATGTGGCAGTTATATTTAAGTTTTTGGTTTATGTGTGTTTGTGTATGCAGAAAGAGGGATAAGTGCTTGTTTACACGTTCTATGATTTGTCTTAATTAGCGGTTACTTGATATTAAGGAACAAATGTTATGCTCACAAGACTTGACTTTTGTTATTTGGGGACCTTGACAACAAAACAGTTCTATTATCATAAGGTATTTGAAAAATGTAAGGCCTAAttgttaaagaaaatttaaatttatatgatatttagtaattttaattaattttttataattttgacaaaactgaactaaaaagtaaaaatattgacaaatttaattTCAGTAAAAATTGGTTGACGTGCCGTATGaaatagtataatataaataaatcacaTTACTATTAAACTTACTAAATTTTGATCAAAATTGAAAATCgactaaaattataatccGATCATTtttaccaaaattaaaatagttatcCAGAATTGTCAGAAAAAAGCACATAGAtctggatttttttttttttttaccattaAGCCAAATGCAATGATCCAGCCTAAAAACCCAAAACTAAagggagaaaaaaagaaaagaaggggGGTCCTAATGAATTTAACCCTACCATTTTCTGAATAAGCAGGATGTGAGACCCAAAAATGAATTCAAAACATCTTGATTTGTGATAGTTCTTTGATTTTTGACATTATCAAAGTGAGACTGTTTTTAGAACCTGAGTAACAAtagtgaaaagaaaacaaaaaaaaaaactcaaagcACATTATCTTACACTTTCCAATTCTATACAAgcatagaaaaaatattaccAACTCATTGGACTAAATTAAgcaattattgattaatatgtaaaaacatatattatcatataatataattcacATAAGAAGAGAAGCAAAATCCATTTCTTGATATAAGAATTTTACAAGAAATTGATTAGATTAGCACCTATGACTAAGGAACATTGATTAGCACCTATCTAacattagagaaaaaaaaaacaacgaATGATAATTAGCACCTAATACATGGGTAATTAGAGggaataagaaaacaacaacaaagcCTAATCATAGAAACAAATTGGTGCGAACAAAAATGCACCCTTTCTTATGATCATGCTAGCTAGCTAGCTGTTGATTCCCAGCAATCGATCAATCTCATCAATGATAAATGGCGTTGATTGAATTTCATGATCATTCGCCATAGTTTCAAGAAACTCCCTTGGAACTAAGCACTTCTCCTGTGAGTACAACTTCTCTTGAATTGCTGAAGATACAAGAAGAACTTGGAGTTCATTTCTATGCAAATCTTCCTTCCTTTCCTGCATTTTCATGATAAAGAACCAACAATATTATATGACTGATCAAAATTTGCTCTCCAAAACTGAAACATTAAATGCAATTTAACGTGTTGTCAATTTACCTGAGTGGATTCCATGAGTTCAAGAATCCCAACTTGAGCCTGCAAGAACTTGACATAGTTAGAAGCAGATTGAAGCATTTCAGCAGTGTTCATCTTGTTCCCTCCAGGAATCAGCTTTCCAAGTTCTTGTGTCCTCTCAGTTATCTTCCTTCTCCTCTCTCGCGCAGCAATGCTCTGCGCAGACAAGCTTCCTCCATTTGGTTTCTTCACGCAACTACTCTCGCTCCTTCCTACACTAAAACTTGATAGTGGAGTCTCAAACTTGGGTAATGAAGCTGGAATTTCAGGCGTGAAATCTGGGACAGGAACAGAACTCGCCACATATCCATCAGAGAAAGCTGGTACAAAATTTGATTGGCAGTCATCAGAATAGATTTTTTCGCGTTTTGGGTACTGGTAGGACTCAACTTCTTGGAGAGGAAAGATTTCAGGTGAGAGGGAGATTAAATCGTCAGAAGGAGAAGAGAAGTATGGAAGAAGACTAGTGTAGGTATCTGAGTAGAACATTTCATCAAATCCAAATAAAGGGTCGACGAAACAATCTGAAAAGGTACTGAAGTTGTCATCATGCCAACCAAGTAGCTCGGCTGCCATATCCGTTTCAGTTTGTGGATACAAGGGTAAGTAGCCTTGCTGCTGGTACTCAAAGCTTGGACAAAAGCTCAACGCCATGGCTTAAAAAATCTGAACaggaaccaaaaaaaaaagaaaaaagaataactaCCCAATTAGAATCTGCAAATATTAAGCTGGATTTAGCACATAAAATGATAACAGAAAATTGTTTCAGGAGAAGAGGTATAGCAATTGTAGTTAGTGTTCAAAACCATTTGAGCACGTGAAAATTTACAAGCATTGAAGGAAGCTAGGAGAAGGCTGGCATAAGGCCAAAAAGACAACAACTTGAATTGAACCCATAAAAGAGGAAGTGAAGTAAGAAGGAAAGACACACAAAACagtaagagaataaaaaataagacaaTATCAAatcaagagagagagagagagagagataccTGGTAGTAGAGAGAAggaagataataatatatttggtAATGGATACTGTCTTTTGTTTGTTGAATACAAGTAGACTTTGTAAGGTCAGTAACAAACAACCTTATCAAACTATACAAACTAACACACCCTTAACAACACAGAAAGACtgctaatataacagagagagagagagagagagtggagGAAGTGGGGAAGTTAGGGTTTCTGCGGAGAAAAAATAGGATGAATGATGGGTTGGCAAAGTAACAAACTTTCCTAATAAATTGGAGCACTAAAACTTCCTTAAAAATCTATCAATGCAATGCTCATATcatatgttattattattattattatttattgttttttgcAGGGTTTCCTTTTTATTCTGAGAAACGGTTGCTGATCATAACTTTACTGCATGGCGGCTGccattcttttcttcttcttttcttttttccttttgttgaaTTAGTTATTACTCATTTTATATCAACTCTCTAACGCTCTCTCTGTAATTACTCCATTTTTTAAGTATCATCATCAATTTAATTCATTCCTCTCgaaaatataaacattatcaaaaatatgttgctatttaaaagttttatctCATTAATTGTGAAATTCAATAGTATATCGCATGTTGATATTTACTCAAGCTTAGATCGCACTTacaacatattaaaatatgaattaagaaaatttaagattaattgaAGCTTAGTCTCAAGACTAAAAAAAGGCTACAGCTGCCAGTATTTAGCTGTGTTTCTTCCATAGGACATTGTTACTTATTTGTTAAAGATGTGAGTTTACTTTACAAATTTTCAGTTACATATATAGACCCAATTAATGGCAATCAATACATTCTTTAGTAAAGATTACATTTTTTATGGTGTTTGCCTTATTTCGAAAAtattacttctttttttttcaatagaaagactattaaaataaaattttatgtttttaatttatatattaattataaatctatACCAAAGatttctataatatatatctaaaagtAATTTCGTAATGACTGTGACTGATATTAGCGCAGATCACTGATGGTAGTCAAAAGATCattaaagataattaccgataaataatataaattaattatcttttattttttaaaatttttattagtctataaaaaataatttatttttatcaaaaaaataaaaaaaaagaatttaatttcaaaatagaagtcattttttaaaaagtaatgtaattttcttttgattcgaaaaatatttttataaaccaTTTTcgctaataaaaataataaacatcctatattttttgtttcatcTCTTACCCACATGATGTTccatctaatatttttataataattttttaattttaaaatattaaaaagatagttttataaaaatattagatgtCATATCAAGTGAGTAAAAGGggagacaaaaaataaataaatccaactataaaaaatgtaagaaatattacttattttcaataaaaagtctattaaaataaaattttacattttttattttcatattagatGTAAAACTATACTAAAAAAGcaaagttaaatttataatgattAGGACTGCAGGTCACTGATGGTAATCACAGACCATTGAAGTTAATTATcgataaataatatattaattagattttatattttttaagtttttattagtCTATAACAGTatgttaaataatttcttagttttaaaatatgagtaagtttttaaaaagaaattatctaatttttcttttgattagtaaaatacttttataaaccATTTTCGTTaaggaaaat
This window harbors:
- the LOC8287904 gene encoding transcription factor bHLH52; its protein translation is MALSFCPSFEYQQQGYLPLYPQTETDMAAELLGWHDDNFSTFSDCFVDPLFGFDEMFYSDTYTSLLPYFSSPSDDLISLSPEIFPLQEVESYQYPKREKIYSDDCQSNFVPAFSDGYVASSVPVPDFTPEIPASLPKFETPLSSFSVGRSESSCVKKPNGGSLSAQSIAARERRRKITERTQELGKLIPGGNKMNTAEMLQSASNYVKFLQAQVGILELMESTQERKEDLHRNELQVLLVSSAIQEKLYSQEKCLVPREFLETMANDHEIQSTPFIIDEIDRLLGINS
- the LOC8287903 gene encoding LRR receptor kinase SERK2 yields the protein MASTSASSLLLFILVSVLVSSALPATVVEDLANLKPPPDFNSTLKKNCLHNPSHRYCNSSPIDLNDIFKSTIVASHLCNESKNPNCVESFPKIDLRNRPKIVPLYLSYNFFWKYCPLSILSIDLSNNSLKGGFPMDVLLCTQIQALDLSVNSLIGDVPVESFGPLANLTFLNLSYNYFSESRMSDSQFFKRFNASSFVHSGLNPSHKNYKMKAIFLLVGFPISVILMVVCFGWLCFLRPDYLPKILQRKHRFTPAMIRAATNRFSRKNLVVKGEGVEMYKGSLRDGTKVRIEIYLDNISREDRRKFIEECKVLVQLSHKNLVQVVGWCGDRELRAIIAEWTEGNNVEMWLSGSAPTWKQRLKILMGVVEGMCYLQEQWPDVGFDLRTSSVLLSENLDPLISRFKVGAKNSNTKNIYKYGIFLLEMITNKRPQEDFETGEAGFIGYIRMSYPENLRKVIDARMKLSENMIDQAKHGIGLGLMCTDQSTSKYPSLNQIFSMLARVYQSCLVLASQGHGTAHGDGAKGHSRAPPK